In Limibacter armeniacum, a single window of DNA contains:
- a CDS encoding DUF7710 domain-containing protein — translation MNSDFVWIFNNSMDSISGGVFRSKDIAEKWIKENSLNGILTKYPLDQGVLDWAIENDLVGMRPETLENVKNNPKRVGEFTSASMEHFHYEGGEIIK, via the coding sequence ATGAACTCTGATTTCGTTTGGATATTCAACAACTCGATGGACTCAATATCTGGAGGTGTGTTCAGGTCTAAAGATATAGCTGAAAAGTGGATTAAGGAGAACTCATTAAATGGAATTTTGACAAAATATCCATTGGATCAAGGTGTTCTTGATTGGGCGATAGAAAATGACCTTGTTGGAATGAGACCTGAAACTCTGGAAAATGTTAAAAATAATCCTAAAAGAGTTGGAGAATTTACTTCCGCTTCTATGGAACACTTTCATTATGAAGGCGGAGAAATAATAAAATAA
- a CDS encoding DUF4304 domain-containing protein encodes MDAAEFKKLVAKHFSPRIREHGWKGSGFHFRKNQDNHVVEIFGLQGSWFGGSVCCETAIHFDFIPDLAGKSFNKATYASCIIRERLSPKGEGDHHWTFRDNEEDNVNSINQIWDAFEIYGQRFYKDFNNFPEPFLSIAPEDFDQTSFLEFGKKKRVKILDKYYVHNEIHLTWLLKEINSFIGKSDLAIKFGELGMKMTYDHANEMAKSTKGKVDQAYVDKNKELFKMK; translated from the coding sequence ATGGACGCAGCAGAATTTAAAAAATTAGTAGCAAAACACTTTTCACCAAGGATAAGAGAACATGGCTGGAAAGGCTCAGGATTTCACTTTCGGAAAAATCAAGACAACCATGTAGTTGAAATCTTTGGCCTACAAGGAAGTTGGTTTGGTGGCTCAGTATGTTGCGAAACAGCAATTCATTTTGACTTTATTCCAGATTTAGCAGGTAAATCATTTAATAAAGCGACATACGCAAGTTGTATTATCAGAGAACGACTATCGCCAAAAGGTGAAGGTGACCATCATTGGACATTCAGAGATAATGAAGAAGATAATGTAAATTCAATAAATCAAATCTGGGATGCATTTGAGATATATGGTCAAAGATTTTATAAGGACTTCAACAACTTTCCAGAGCCTTTTTTATCAATCGCACCAGAAGATTTCGATCAAACTAGCTTCTTAGAATTTGGCAAGAAAAAAAGAGTCAAAATCTTGGATAAGTATTACGTCCATAATGAAATCCACCTGACTTGGTTACTTAAGGAGATAAATAGCTTTATTGGTAAAAGTGACTTGGCTATTAAGTTTGGAGAGCTTGGAATGAAAATGACATACGACCATGCAAATGAAATGGCAAAATCTACTAAGGGAAAAGTGGACCAAGCTTACGTTGACAAGAATAAGGAATTATTTAAGATGAAGTGA
- a CDS encoding 2-isopropylmalate synthase, translated as MSDNKVFIFDTTLRDGEQVPGCRLNTEEKLIIAKSLEELGVDIIEAGFPISSPGDFESVSRIAETVKDVTVCGLSRAVEKDIICAAEALKKAKRPRIHTGLGTSDQHVFTKLHLTREQVIERGVWAVKLAKKYVEDVEFYAEDAGRTDNEYLAQVIEAVIAAGATVVNIPDTTGYCIPEEYGQKIKYLKENVKGIDKAIISTHCHNDLGMATANSITGVQNGARQIECTINGIGERAGNTSLEEVVMALRKHKWLDYYTDIKSQHLFGISQLVSQTMHMPVQPNKAIVGSNAFAHSSGIHQDGFIKNRDNYEIIDPAEVGVNASSIVLTARSGRAALHHKLKALGFELQTETLNVAYEEFLKVADVVSVVEDDNLHELMKKLKVA; from the coding sequence ATGAGCGATAACAAAGTTTTCATTTTCGATACGACCCTTAGGGATGGAGAACAAGTCCCTGGATGCAGACTGAATACTGAAGAAAAACTGATCATCGCAAAGTCACTTGAAGAGCTCGGTGTGGACATCATTGAAGCGGGCTTCCCTATTTCTAGCCCTGGTGATTTTGAGTCCGTCAGCAGAATAGCCGAAACTGTAAAAGACGTAACCGTATGTGGACTAAGCCGTGCGGTTGAAAAAGATATCATTTGTGCTGCAGAGGCACTCAAGAAAGCAAAAAGGCCAAGAATCCATACCGGACTTGGTACTTCAGACCAGCATGTTTTCACAAAATTGCACCTGACTCGCGAGCAGGTAATCGAAAGAGGCGTTTGGGCAGTGAAACTCGCAAAGAAATATGTAGAAGATGTTGAGTTCTATGCAGAAGATGCAGGCAGAACTGACAACGAATACCTTGCGCAAGTAATTGAAGCCGTAATTGCGGCTGGTGCTACTGTAGTTAACATTCCAGACACTACAGGCTATTGTATTCCAGAGGAATATGGCCAAAAGATCAAATACCTGAAGGAGAATGTAAAAGGTATTGATAAAGCCATTATTTCCACTCACTGTCATAACGACTTGGGTATGGCTACAGCCAACTCCATCACAGGTGTACAAAACGGTGCAAGACAGATTGAGTGTACCATCAACGGTATCGGAGAACGTGCCGGTAACACTTCATTGGAAGAAGTAGTAATGGCACTGCGCAAGCATAAATGGCTTGACTATTATACAGATATCAAGTCTCAGCATTTGTTTGGAATCAGCCAGCTTGTATCACAGACGATGCATATGCCGGTACAGCCAAACAAAGCCATTGTGGGTAGCAATGCATTTGCCCACTCATCAGGCATCCATCAGGATGGCTTTATCAAAAACAGGGACAACTATGAAATCATTGATCCAGCAGAAGTAGGAGTCAATGCATCTTCGATTGTCCTGACTGCCAGAAGTGGTAGAGCTGCGCTTCACCATAAGCTGAAAGCCCTAGGCTTTGAGCTTCAAACTGAAACTTTGAACGTTGCTTATGAAGAATTCCTTAAAGTAGCGGATGTTGTTTCAGTTGTTGAAGACGACAACCTACACGAACTGATGAAGAAACTGAAAGTTGCCTAA
- a CDS encoding DUF4178 domain-containing protein codes for MIQDSYLPSSLTDYLPFDVASKLSELPEEAQMEFTYEMSRQEKNLPLAYFLHFMIMGSYGYQNKWLLQLLFWVTFGGLGVWWLALWFLIPGQIRRTNRKNAYKVIRRLMLKYNPKRRFSGHKEPKVDTRQLVKPRPLNIDVNPADLTINNLKKGYMVDHRMRTWKVVDEHQLDWHNGVTDREFHLVSDTDSLYIYLLNDKAHQTVLTMTKVNIFQLDENLERQLATLNRPSNVLSFNGEQYFRESELKGYLFEGFDGDQVRQWFYYSADRKKVIKILHVGRGGSLVATVGQVVGEEEFIDILPNS; via the coding sequence ATGATACAAGATTCATACTTGCCATCGAGCTTGACAGACTACCTGCCATTTGATGTCGCTTCAAAGCTCTCGGAACTGCCGGAAGAAGCACAGATGGAGTTTACTTATGAGATGAGTAGGCAGGAAAAAAACTTACCTTTGGCCTACTTCCTTCATTTTATGATAATGGGTTCTTACGGGTACCAAAATAAGTGGCTACTTCAGCTGTTATTCTGGGTGACCTTTGGTGGGTTAGGTGTTTGGTGGCTAGCGTTATGGTTTCTGATTCCTGGGCAGATCAGGAGAACCAATCGGAAAAATGCCTATAAGGTAATCAGGAGGTTGATGTTGAAGTATAATCCGAAGAGAAGGTTTAGCGGACATAAAGAACCAAAGGTGGATACAAGGCAACTTGTCAAGCCAAGACCTCTTAATATAGATGTAAACCCTGCTGACCTTACGATTAATAACCTGAAAAAGGGTTATATGGTAGACCACCGTATGAGAACATGGAAAGTTGTGGATGAACATCAGCTAGACTGGCATAATGGTGTGACAGACCGTGAGTTCCATTTGGTAAGTGATACGGATTCTCTCTATATCTATTTGCTTAATGATAAAGCGCATCAGACAGTGCTGACCATGACTAAGGTGAATATTTTCCAGTTGGATGAAAACCTTGAAAGACAATTGGCAACGCTTAACAGGCCTTCCAATGTATTGTCATTTAACGGGGAGCAGTACTTTAGGGAGTCTGAGCTGAAAGGTTACCTGTTTGAAGGTTTTGATGGGGATCAAGTAAGGCAGTGGTTCTATTACAGTGCTGACCGCAAGAAAGTAATCAAGATACTTCATGTTGGAAGAGGAGGTTCGTTGGTAGCTACAGTAGGACAGGTAGTAGGAGAGGAGGAGTTTATCGATATTTTGCCAAACAGCTAA
- a CDS encoding Hpt domain-containing protein, whose protein sequence is MQQLSDFSYILKFGNNNYTLLKEMIELFIEKAPEDLSLAKKYIEAKDWQNAHHHLHSLKSSINFVACEQIRSKVLAIEQNTKHLENVESIPNNFIELEILCAQLIEELNSKLATL, encoded by the coding sequence ATGCAACAACTATCTGATTTTTCATATATACTCAAGTTTGGAAACAACAACTATACGCTACTGAAGGAAATGATTGAGCTTTTTATCGAAAAAGCCCCTGAAGACCTTTCATTAGCTAAAAAATACATCGAAGCTAAAGACTGGCAAAATGCACATCATCACTTACACAGCCTCAAGTCATCCATCAACTTTGTGGCATGTGAGCAAATTCGAAGTAAGGTGTTAGCCATAGAGCAAAATACCAAACACCTTGAAAACGTCGAATCAATACCAAACAACTTTATAGAGTTAGAAATACTCTGTGCACAGCTTATTGAAGAACTCAACTCTAAATTAGCTACGCTTTGA
- a CDS encoding sigma-54-dependent transcriptional regulator — protein MKSNNSSLSNHSSVKIFAAEDNPVFSKMLEYLLTLDPTHDVRLFSTGRELIDALDEKPSIITLDYTLPDVTGELVLKRIKQMHPRMPVIIISGQSDVKAAVDLFKIGVFDYISKDDEDLRERLLNSINNAKQNIELAQEVETLREKLQDKYEFSKTIIGISQPMQKIFSMLQKTVNNNITVSITGETGTGKEVVAKAIHFNSSRKNGPFIAVNIAAIPEPLLESELFGHEKGAFTGAMSRRIGKFEEANKGTIFLDEIGEMDINLQAKLLRVIQEREVSRIGSNAPIKLDVRIITATHRDLVQEVKNGNFREDLYYRLLGLPIYLPPLRERGSDILLISQHLIKQFAEENRMENLTLSKDAQTKLMHYHFPGNIRELKAVIELAAVMSGGGEITAEDIQFNSINQDDQLLQKEMTMREYTFAIVKMLMDKYNNNVIQVADILQVGKSTIYRYLKEMESIPND, from the coding sequence ATGAAGTCCAATAATAGTTCATTATCCAATCATAGCTCTGTCAAAATATTTGCGGCTGAAGATAATCCGGTATTTTCAAAAATGTTGGAATACCTGCTTACTTTGGACCCTACTCATGATGTCCGCCTTTTTTCTACAGGTCGGGAGCTGATTGATGCATTGGATGAGAAACCCTCCATTATTACACTGGACTATACCCTGCCTGATGTAACAGGAGAATTGGTATTGAAGCGCATCAAACAGATGCATCCAAGGATGCCTGTAATTATTATCTCAGGACAGAGTGATGTGAAAGCTGCTGTTGACCTTTTTAAGATTGGGGTATTTGACTATATATCCAAAGATGATGAAGATCTTCGTGAAAGGTTACTGAATAGCATCAATAATGCGAAACAGAATATTGAACTTGCTCAAGAGGTAGAGACACTAAGAGAAAAACTTCAGGACAAGTACGAGTTCAGCAAAACCATTATTGGTATCAGCCAGCCTATGCAAAAAATCTTCAGCATGCTGCAAAAGACTGTCAACAACAACATTACTGTTTCGATCACCGGAGAAACTGGTACCGGTAAAGAGGTTGTAGCAAAAGCTATCCACTTTAACTCGTCCAGAAAAAATGGTCCTTTTATCGCTGTCAATATTGCAGCCATTCCTGAACCTCTTCTCGAAAGTGAACTTTTCGGTCATGAGAAAGGTGCCTTTACCGGCGCCATGTCAAGACGAATCGGTAAGTTCGAAGAAGCCAACAAAGGCACTATTTTCTTGGATGAAATTGGAGAAATGGATATCAATCTCCAAGCAAAACTGCTTAGGGTCATTCAGGAAAGAGAAGTATCTCGAATTGGTAGCAATGCACCTATCAAGTTGGATGTAAGGATCATTACTGCTACACACCGTGACTTGGTACAGGAAGTGAAAAATGGCAACTTCAGAGAAGACCTTTACTACCGCCTGTTAGGTTTACCGATTTACCTTCCGCCTCTTCGTGAGCGTGGCAGCGATATATTACTCATCAGCCAACACCTGATCAAGCAGTTTGCTGAAGAAAACCGTATGGAAAACCTTACGCTCTCCAAAGATGCCCAAACCAAACTGATGCATTATCACTTCCCGGGCAACATCAGGGAGCTAAAAGCAGTTATTGAATTGGCAGCAGTTATGAGTGGTGGTGGTGAGATCACAGCAGAAGACATACAGTTTAACAGCATCAACCAAGATGACCAGCTACTTCAAAAAGAAATGACCATGAGGGAGTATACCTTCGCCATTGTCAAAATGCTAATGGACAAATACAACAACAATGTCATTCAGGTAGCTGACATTCTTCAGGTTGGAAAGTCTACTATTTACCGTTATTTAAAAGAAATGGAATCTATACCCAATGATTAA
- a CDS encoding tetratricopeptide repeat protein, which yields MKKLIYKALTFFSLTGVALTSCQSTSSEDYTQQAKAKMDLGKYREAISLTDEALKIDANNHDAMNVKGVAYFLLDENSKALNTFTEAIDLDSTQYKYYYNRGNVQRKLSNHKAAIEDYRSAITIDNSQYEAFLNKALAEVADGDANEAMEDFNKAEELSNGKDKLVFLHRARLKMVKLDFNNAVADLEKAIALDKEYGEAYYYLALSKSGLKGDPDEEICSLLRKANNLGVNEAADALAKYCQ from the coding sequence ATGAAAAAACTGATCTATAAAGCACTGACATTTTTTTCGCTTACAGGCGTCGCACTTACAAGTTGCCAATCTACCTCATCTGAGGACTATACGCAGCAAGCGAAAGCCAAAATGGATCTTGGAAAATACAGAGAAGCCATTTCACTGACTGACGAAGCTCTGAAGATTGATGCGAACAATCACGATGCTATGAATGTAAAAGGCGTGGCTTATTTCCTGTTAGATGAAAACAGCAAAGCGCTAAATACTTTCACGGAGGCTATCGACTTAGATTCCACTCAGTACAAATACTACTACAACAGAGGAAACGTACAGCGCAAACTAAGTAACCATAAGGCTGCCATTGAAGATTACCGCAGTGCCATTACGATTGACAACTCCCAATATGAGGCATTCCTAAATAAAGCTTTAGCAGAAGTAGCAGATGGTGATGCAAACGAAGCTATGGAAGACTTCAACAAAGCGGAAGAACTGTCAAATGGGAAAGACAAACTGGTATTCCTGCATAGAGCAAGACTTAAAATGGTTAAGCTGGATTTCAACAACGCTGTAGCTGACCTCGAAAAAGCCATTGCCTTAGACAAAGAATATGGTGAGGCTTACTACTACTTAGCCCTGTCCAAATCAGGACTGAAGGGTGATCCGGATGAAGAAATCTGTTCACTGCTTAGAAAAGCCAATAACCTTGGTGTAAATGAAGCTGCCGATGCACTGGCAAAATACTGTCAATAA
- a CDS encoding nucleoside phosphorylase, with protein MSLFSKKKTSEPEFNDTSLVLNHDKSILHLNLHPEQVADTVITVSDLGNVHLVSNLFDRVEHEVVRREFATHTGLYKGTPITVISTGMGIDNIEILLNELDTLVNTNLETKRQRDSLRKLNLIRIGTLTSLQEDIPVGSHFVNEYAIGLDNLMKFYEWEMSDKEKNICNLLKSEVALPETPYCSFGDESLLQKAGTGIQKGNIVTMPGYYAPQGRQLRYKVSFPHLQTELARFNKENFWISAMDMETSAFYAISRLLGHNAMSAGIITSNLVTGNTAINPNKSLEPMIEKLLRNLTHKSKTK; from the coding sequence ATGTCTCTATTCAGCAAGAAAAAAACATCTGAACCTGAATTCAACGATACTTCATTGGTGCTGAATCACGACAAAAGTATTCTGCATTTGAACCTGCATCCGGAACAGGTAGCTGATACAGTAATTACAGTGAGTGATCTGGGAAATGTACACTTGGTCAGCAACCTGTTTGACAGGGTTGAGCACGAAGTGGTTCGCAGGGAATTCGCTACGCATACAGGACTTTACAAAGGTACTCCCATCACTGTCATTTCAACAGGTATGGGTATTGACAATATTGAAATCCTGCTAAATGAGTTAGATACCTTGGTCAACACCAACCTAGAGACTAAGAGACAGCGTGACTCATTAAGAAAGCTAAACCTGATCCGTATCGGTACACTTACTAGCCTTCAGGAAGACATCCCTGTAGGCAGTCACTTCGTCAATGAATATGCCATAGGGCTGGACAACCTGATGAAGTTTTATGAGTGGGAAATGAGCGACAAGGAAAAGAACATCTGCAACCTGCTCAAATCAGAAGTAGCACTACCCGAAACACCTTACTGTTCCTTTGGTGATGAGAGTTTGCTTCAAAAGGCTGGAACTGGAATTCAGAAAGGCAACATTGTAACGATGCCAGGGTATTATGCTCCCCAAGGAAGGCAGCTCCGGTACAAGGTAAGTTTTCCACATTTACAGACAGAGTTGGCAAGATTCAACAAGGAAAACTTCTGGATTTCTGCCATGGACATGGAAACTTCTGCTTTCTATGCCATTTCACGTCTGCTTGGGCACAATGCAATGTCGGCTGGTATCATCACGTCAAATCTGGTAACTGGCAACACAGCTATCAATCCAAATAAGTCACTCGAGCCTATGATAGAAAAACTACTCCGTAACCTTACTCATAAAAGTAAGACCAAGTAG
- a CDS encoding helix-turn-helix domain-containing protein, whose amino-acid sequence MTGSINTHNTNKQVIREENIRLILGLKVRMKRQELQMSLSELAKKADMSVSYLNEIEKGKKYPKRSKILALSGALGVSYDQLVSLKISKKLGALSDLLTSDILHELPLDVFGIEPRNLIELMSDAPAKLSAFVNTIVEISRNYALTVESLYFSVLRSYQEMHDNYFEEIERLADSFREEFLSGERSKGEVLREYLQKECGYAIDEEKLGQEEVLNSFRSVLKEEGGKKLLLVNKNLNERQRCFIFTREIAYHLMELEERSNTYSWLKVASFDVLLNDYKATYFAGAVALPEAMLVEDLNEILNADEFRAETFVEKMRFRKASPETYIHRLTSMLPKNFELNKLFFLRLDHMPGENQYLLTKELHLDGLHSPHGTVLSEHYCRRWVSLKVFQQLEEHLAQGGDSNAVVCSAQISRYITSGKEYFCISIARPTPSPSTEKTHTSITIGFLMNDAFKQRFKFWRSEKLKVEFVNETCERCPASDCSVRAAKPSVLERQKKETELNKALTSLMAE is encoded by the coding sequence GTGACTGGCAGTATCAACACGCATAATACCAACAAACAAGTGATAAGGGAGGAAAATATACGTTTGATTTTAGGGCTGAAGGTAAGGATGAAGCGACAGGAGTTGCAGATGTCCTTGTCTGAACTGGCTAAAAAGGCAGATATGTCCGTATCATACCTGAATGAGATTGAGAAAGGGAAAAAGTACCCGAAAAGAAGCAAGATTCTGGCATTGTCAGGGGCATTGGGTGTTTCATATGATCAATTAGTATCATTGAAAATTTCCAAAAAACTTGGTGCGCTATCAGATCTGCTGACGTCTGATATCTTACATGAGCTTCCGCTTGACGTTTTCGGTATTGAGCCTAGAAACCTGATAGAGCTAATGTCTGATGCACCGGCTAAACTGAGTGCATTTGTCAATACTATTGTGGAGATCTCTCGAAACTATGCCTTGACAGTGGAGAGTCTTTACTTCTCTGTGCTAAGGTCTTATCAGGAGATGCACGACAACTATTTTGAAGAGATTGAGCGTTTGGCCGACTCTTTCCGAGAGGAGTTTCTAAGTGGAGAGCGGAGTAAGGGTGAAGTGCTGCGTGAGTATCTTCAAAAGGAATGTGGTTATGCAATTGATGAGGAAAAGCTAGGACAAGAGGAAGTCTTGAACAGTTTCCGCTCAGTGCTGAAAGAAGAAGGAGGGAAAAAGCTGCTGCTTGTCAACAAGAACCTGAATGAAAGGCAGCGTTGCTTTATTTTTACTCGTGAGATTGCTTACCACCTAATGGAGCTGGAAGAACGTTCCAATACATATTCATGGTTGAAGGTAGCTTCTTTTGATGTATTGCTAAACGATTATAAGGCTACTTATTTCGCAGGAGCTGTGGCGTTACCGGAAGCAATGCTGGTTGAGGACTTGAATGAAATTCTCAATGCAGATGAATTCAGGGCTGAGACTTTTGTTGAAAAGATGAGGTTTAGAAAAGCCTCTCCAGAAACCTATATTCACAGGTTGACGAGTATGTTGCCGAAAAACTTTGAGTTGAATAAGCTGTTTTTCCTGAGACTGGACCATATGCCTGGTGAAAATCAGTACCTTTTGACCAAAGAATTGCATCTTGATGGGTTACACAGCCCTCATGGTACAGTTTTGAGTGAACATTATTGCAGAAGGTGGGTTTCTCTTAAAGTGTTTCAACAACTTGAAGAGCATCTTGCACAAGGAGGTGACTCAAATGCTGTGGTTTGTTCAGCTCAGATTTCAAGATATATTACTTCAGGGAAAGAGTATTTTTGTATCAGTATAGCAAGGCCTACGCCTTCACCTTCTACTGAAAAAACGCATACTAGTATCACGATAGGGTTCTTGATGAATGATGCCTTTAAGCAACGATTCAAGTTCTGGAGATCGGAGAAATTGAAAGTGGAGTTTGTAAACGAAACATGCGAACGTTGTCCTGCTTCCGACTGTTCGGTCAGGGCGGCAAAACCATCTGTGCTCGAACGGCAAAAGAAAGAGACAGAATTGAATAAGGCACTTACCTCATTGATGGCTGAATAA
- a CDS encoding TonB-dependent receptor translates to MRFFDQHILKILLIFFIWIAGFTFSFGQKADQQLYTFRMIEESYPALIDTLSKVANLNFIYSDDNIPLITRVTIDLRNEPITAALDEMFDGRFLAYELDGQDVMIKVVRQPFDSRAGQKLKRYTISGTIFDEETGEELIGTTIYIKDLLSGTVANDHGFYSLSLPEGNYTLVFSTVGYGKRELTINLLENRGISQYLTPEQQELKEVVVIGSDEVNGEDLQRLHSSTRINPLSVRQMPMLLGEADVVRALQMMPGVQTQSEGAAGFSIRGGGTDQNLVLVDDTPIYNVSHLLGLYSIFNSDALKDVELYKSGIPPKYGGRLSSVLDVRLKEGNKNKFSVAGGIGTIAGRVMLEGPLVQNKSSYILSARRTYLDLLFPGGGYNSGNSATNVLNFYDINFKVTHTLGKNDKLNLSFYSGRDKFGIRDIQTSDWGNNSLSLRWRKVINPKLFSNTNLWYTDYKATSLLNYVEDYGYQTTYSLQDAGITQDFTYFIAPKFTFDFGADITFHYYTFGEITPVSENTLLEAEDARPVRALESAFYANLEHELTPKLRVRYGLRYSRFDSFSKRREYIYDTEDIVAPGTSEANIVDTLFNANSSEIINTHQGFEPRLAMNYLIDDNNSFKVAYDRTRQYLHQLAVSSIPTPTSGFWIPADKYIPPQIGNQTSFAYTRLLNNKSLELTLGGYYKNMDNQIDFKPNSGSTITDHVETDVLIGEGEAYGLEFLLRKQKGKFTGWTSYTWSSATRQIEGINEGVAYPTNFDRTHNFSLVMDYKISEQLNLTASWSFASGLAYTFPVGKYGVGDFQVPVYSGRNGFRLPATHHLDLSCTIFRKMSPDKKNESNFNFSIYNVYARKNTFAYVFRQSVEDPTRTEVVKLYLFSILPAFSYNFRF, encoded by the coding sequence ATGCGCTTTTTTGACCAACATATCCTAAAGATATTACTCATATTTTTTATCTGGATCGCAGGATTCACTTTTTCCTTTGGGCAAAAAGCTGATCAGCAGCTTTATACCTTTCGGATGATTGAAGAATCATATCCGGCTCTAATTGACACGCTTTCCAAAGTTGCCAACCTCAACTTCATTTATAGTGATGATAATATTCCATTGATCACCAGAGTTACCATTGACTTGCGGAATGAGCCTATTACTGCTGCATTGGATGAAATGTTCGATGGGCGTTTTCTTGCCTATGAGTTAGACGGTCAGGATGTGATGATCAAGGTCGTTAGGCAGCCTTTTGATTCAAGGGCAGGGCAAAAGTTGAAAAGATACACCATTAGTGGGACTATCTTTGATGAAGAGACCGGAGAAGAACTGATTGGAACCACGATCTATATTAAAGACCTTTTGAGTGGTACGGTGGCGAATGACCACGGTTTTTATTCCTTGTCATTACCTGAAGGTAACTATACATTGGTTTTCAGTACTGTTGGTTACGGAAAGCGAGAGTTGACAATCAACTTACTGGAAAACCGAGGGATCAGCCAGTATTTGACGCCTGAACAGCAGGAGTTGAAGGAAGTAGTGGTCATTGGAAGCGACGAAGTGAACGGGGAAGACTTACAACGTTTGCACAGTTCAACGAGAATAAACCCACTTTCAGTCCGTCAGATGCCCATGCTTTTAGGTGAGGCTGATGTAGTAAGGGCTCTCCAAATGATGCCAGGTGTACAAACTCAATCCGAAGGAGCTGCGGGTTTTTCTATCAGGGGAGGTGGTACAGATCAGAACCTTGTCTTGGTGGACGATACACCTATCTATAATGTATCTCACTTATTAGGGCTATACTCTATTTTCAATTCGGATGCATTAAAGGATGTGGAGCTTTACAAGTCGGGTATTCCACCTAAATATGGTGGAAGGCTATCCTCAGTGCTGGATGTACGACTGAAAGAAGGAAACAAGAATAAGTTTAGTGTAGCTGGTGGAATAGGCACTATTGCTGGCAGGGTTATGCTGGAAGGTCCTCTTGTTCAGAATAAATCATCTTACATTCTTTCTGCAAGAAGAACTTATCTGGATTTGTTGTTTCCGGGAGGTGGTTATAATAGTGGCAATTCAGCAACCAATGTGTTGAATTTCTATGATATAAATTTCAAGGTAACACATACATTGGGCAAAAATGATAAGCTAAACCTGTCGTTCTACTCCGGCAGAGACAAGTTTGGTATCCGTGATATCCAAACGAGTGACTGGGGAAATAATTCATTATCACTGAGGTGGCGTAAGGTGATAAATCCTAAGCTTTTCAGTAATACAAACTTGTGGTATACAGACTATAAGGCAACGTCACTCCTGAATTATGTAGAAGACTATGGTTACCAAACGACTTACAGCCTTCAGGATGCTGGAATCACTCAGGACTTTACCTACTTCATTGCGCCTAAGTTTACATTTGATTTTGGAGCGGATATCACTTTCCATTATTACACATTTGGTGAAATTACGCCCGTATCAGAAAATACCTTGCTCGAAGCAGAAGATGCCCGCCCAGTCAGGGCATTGGAATCAGCATTTTATGCTAATCTTGAACATGAATTGACTCCAAAGTTACGTGTGAGGTATGGCTTGAGGTATTCCCGTTTTGATTCTTTCTCCAAGAGAAGAGAGTACATTTATGATACTGAAGATATCGTAGCGCCAGGAACATCTGAAGCGAATATTGTAGATACCTTATTCAATGCGAATTCCAGCGAGATTATCAATACCCATCAAGGATTTGAACCTCGACTGGCAATGAATTACCTGATTGATGACAACAATTCTTTCAAGGTAGCTTATGACAGGACAAGGCAGTACTTGCATCAACTAGCGGTGTCTTCAATACCAACTCCGACATCAGGTTTCTGGATTCCGGCAGATAAGTATATTCCTCCTCAAATAGGGAATCAGACATCTTTTGCTTACACACGATTGTTGAACAATAAGTCGCTGGAATTGACCTTGGGTGGATATTATAAGAATATGGATAACCAGATTGACTTTAAACCAAACTCTGGTTCCACAATTACAGACCATGTAGAGACAGATGTACTGATTGGAGAAGGAGAAGCTTATGGATTGGAATTCTTGCTTCGAAAACAGAAAGGTAAGTTTACTGGGTGGACCAGTTATACATGGTCTTCAGCAACGAGACAGATTGAAGGGATTAATGAAGGGGTAGCCTACCCAACCAACTTTGACCGGACCCATAATTTCTCTCTGGTCATGGATTACAAAATAAGTGAACAGCTTAACTTAACTGCCAGTTGGTCATTTGCTTCTGGTTTGGCTTATACATTCCCTGTCGGAAAGTATGGTGTAGGGGATTTTCAAGTGCCTGTTTATTCAGGTCGAAATGGTTTCAGATTACCAGCAACTCACCATTTGGATCTTTCCTGCACGATTTTCAGAAAGATGTCACCGGACAAAAAGAATGAAAGTAACTTCAACTTTTCGATCTACAATGTATATGCACGCAAAAATACCTTTGCTTATGTATTTAGACAAAGTGTAGAAGACCCGACAAGAACAGAAGTCGTAAAGCTTTACTTGTTTAGTATATTGCCGGCATTCTCATACAATTTCAGATTCTAG